One window from the genome of Candidatus Methylomirabilota bacterium encodes:
- a CDS encoding amidase, which translates to MTSAELISDCLARVAKVDGEVQAWTFLDPEHALAQARAADDARLSGAPTGLLHGIPVGIKDILDTADMPTESGSVLHAGRTPSRDAHAVARLRAEGAVIMGKTVTTEFAARAPGKTRNPHNPAHTPGGSSSGSAAAVAAGMVPLALGSQTGGSTIRPASYCGVYGFKPTHGLVSRGGMFQLSRSLDHVGLFARAIEDLALLLEVVAGHDPGDPDTRPRPRVPFRAVAAEAPPITPRLGFVKTPRWGDMDDDAHEAFGELSNALGEGMVEVELLADQAWEWHRLTMDVELAINLAREWEHGRDRLSASLRARIESGLAARAYDYLRARAAVPALLASVTDLFEQQFDALLTPATFGTAPAGLESTGDPAFCSVWTLLGVPTLSVPLMRGANGLPLGVQLVGPREGDGRLLRTGRWLVERLTRD; encoded by the coding sequence ATCACCTCGGCGGAGCTCATCAGCGATTGCCTCGCCCGCGTGGCGAAGGTCGACGGCGAGGTGCAGGCCTGGACATTCCTCGATCCCGAGCATGCGCTCGCCCAGGCCCGCGCGGCCGACGACGCACGGCTCAGCGGCGCGCCCACCGGGCTCCTCCACGGGATCCCAGTGGGGATCAAGGACATCCTGGACACGGCGGACATGCCGACCGAGAGCGGCTCGGTGCTCCACGCCGGGCGCACTCCCTCGCGGGACGCGCACGCGGTGGCCCGGCTGCGCGCCGAGGGCGCGGTGATCATGGGCAAGACGGTGACGACGGAGTTCGCCGCCCGGGCGCCGGGCAAGACGCGCAACCCCCACAACCCGGCCCACACGCCCGGAGGCTCGTCCAGCGGCTCGGCGGCGGCGGTGGCAGCAGGCATGGTCCCGCTCGCGCTGGGTAGCCAGACCGGCGGGTCGACGATCCGACCGGCGTCCTACTGCGGCGTGTACGGGTTCAAGCCGACGCACGGCCTCGTCTCCCGGGGCGGGATGTTCCAGCTCTCGCGGAGCCTCGACCACGTGGGTCTCTTCGCGCGCGCCATCGAGGATCTGGCCCTGCTCCTGGAAGTCGTGGCCGGGCACGACCCCGGTGATCCCGACACGCGGCCCCGGCCCCGCGTGCCCTTCCGCGCGGTGGCCGCGGAGGCGCCGCCGATCACGCCCCGACTCGGCTTCGTGAAGACGCCCCGCTGGGGTGACATGGACGACGACGCCCACGAGGCGTTCGGCGAGCTGTCCAACGCCCTCGGGGAGGGGATGGTCGAGGTCGAGCTCCTCGCCGACCAGGCCTGGGAGTGGCATCGGCTCACCATGGACGTCGAGCTCGCCATCAACCTGGCGCGCGAGTGGGAGCACGGGCGTGACCGGCTTTCGGCCTCGCTCCGCGCGCGAATCGAGAGCGGCCTTGCCGCGCGGGCTTACGACTACCTCCGCGCGCGGGCGGCGGTGCCCGCGCTCCTGGCGAGCGTGACCGACCTGTTCGAGCAGCAGTTCGACGCCCTGCTGACCCCGGCGACCTTCGGCACCGCGCCGGCGGGCCTCGAGTCCACCGGCGATCCGGCCTTCTGCTCGGTATGGACTCTGCTGGGCGTCCCCACGCTGAGCGTTCCCCTCATGCGGGGGGCCAACGGGCTGCCGCTGGGCGTGCAGCTGGTGGGGCCGCGCGAGGGCGACGGCCGCCTGCTCCGCACCGGCCGCTGGCTGGTCGAGCGCCTCACGCGCGACTGA
- a CDS encoding carbamoyltransferase C-terminal domain-containing protein: MIVLGINETHCATAAMLQDGHIIGCASEERFSRLKNDAGYPRRAVDALLAELGIAPSEIDLVALGGARAASREWLNRVLHDEVYAREYYGVAWPSPRRALAKKVRKLGARFGLMDAARGKFGIPQRERLGLVTDHLGIAADRIVCLDHHACHAAAAYFGSGFGGREALVLTNDNSGDGLCATASTGRGLELTRHEATASAPGSLGAFYSFVTLALGMKFGEHEYKVMGLAPYAPEKYAARAEAALHEVFGMEAGRPARFHWRKPGERYGLLVRATLGLRFDWVAAGAQRLLEGVLLEWARLMHTRHGGGRVALGGGVFMNVKANMLLAQEDWVEDLFAFPSCGDESNAVGAAYLGYLAECRRRQLPAAPAPFGPAYLGPSVNDAHAETVIQERDLHARYKVAFHDRIEERIAELLVTDGVVARCAGRMEFGARALGNRSILANPGDPRVVGLINRMIKNRDFWMPFAPTVLAERAADYLVNPKRLASPYMMLAMPTTAAGRAALPAAIHPQDATARPQILERDWNPEYHAVIREFERRTGTGAVLNTSFNLHGEPVVASAADAVDTFERSGLPHVAIGHWLISKK, translated from the coding sequence ATGATCGTCCTCGGCATCAACGAGACTCACTGCGCGACCGCGGCCATGCTGCAGGACGGGCACATCATCGGCTGCGCGTCCGAGGAGCGCTTCTCCCGCCTGAAGAACGACGCGGGCTATCCGCGCCGGGCCGTGGACGCCCTCCTCGCCGAGCTCGGGATCGCCCCATCCGAGATCGATCTCGTGGCCCTGGGCGGCGCCCGCGCCGCCTCCCGGGAATGGCTCAACCGGGTGCTGCACGACGAGGTCTACGCCCGCGAGTACTACGGCGTGGCCTGGCCCTCCCCGCGGCGGGCCCTCGCCAAGAAGGTCCGCAAACTCGGCGCCCGCTTCGGCCTGATGGACGCGGCCCGCGGCAAGTTCGGCATCCCGCAGCGTGAGCGCCTCGGGCTGGTCACCGACCACCTGGGCATCGCCGCCGACCGCATCGTCTGCCTCGATCACCACGCGTGTCATGCCGCCGCGGCCTACTTTGGCTCGGGCTTCGGAGGGCGGGAGGCGCTGGTGCTCACCAACGACAACTCCGGTGACGGACTGTGCGCCACCGCCTCCACCGGCCGGGGGCTCGAGCTGACGCGGCACGAGGCCACGGCGAGCGCGCCGGGCTCGCTGGGCGCGTTCTACTCGTTCGTGACCCTCGCGCTCGGGATGAAGTTCGGTGAGCACGAGTACAAGGTCATGGGGCTCGCTCCCTACGCGCCGGAGAAGTATGCCGCGCGGGCGGAGGCCGCGCTGCACGAGGTGTTCGGGATGGAAGCCGGCCGCCCCGCGCGCTTCCACTGGCGAAAGCCCGGCGAGCGCTACGGACTGCTCGTGCGCGCGACCCTCGGGCTGCGCTTCGACTGGGTCGCCGCGGGGGCCCAGCGCCTGCTCGAGGGTGTCCTGCTCGAGTGGGCGCGGCTCATGCACACGCGCCATGGCGGCGGCCGCGTGGCGCTGGGCGGCGGCGTCTTCATGAACGTGAAGGCCAACATGCTCCTCGCCCAGGAGGACTGGGTAGAGGACCTCTTCGCCTTCCCCTCGTGTGGCGACGAGTCGAACGCGGTGGGCGCGGCCTACCTGGGCTATCTCGCGGAGTGCCGGCGCCGGCAGCTTCCCGCCGCGCCCGCGCCGTTCGGCCCGGCCTATCTCGGCCCCTCGGTCAACGACGCCCACGCCGAGACGGTGATCCAGGAGCGCGACCTCCACGCCCGCTACAAGGTCGCGTTCCACGACCGCATCGAGGAGCGCATCGCGGAGCTCCTGGTCACGGACGGTGTGGTGGCGCGGTGCGCGGGGCGCATGGAGTTCGGCGCGCGCGCTCTCGGCAATCGCTCGATCCTCGCGAACCCCGGCGATCCCCGTGTCGTCGGGCTCATCAACCGGATGATCAAGAATCGTGACTTTTGGATGCCCTTCGCCCCGACCGTCCTCGCCGAGCGCGCGGCCGACTACCTGGTGAACCCGAAGCGGCTCGCCTCGCCGTACATGATGCTCGCCATGCCCACGACGGCGGCCGGGCGCGCCGCGCTGCCCGCGGCCATCCATCCCCAGGACGCGACGGCGCGGCCCCAGATCCTCGAGCGGGACTGGAACCCCGAATACCACGCGGTGATCCGCGAGTTCGAGCGGCGCACCGGGACGGGAGCCGTGCTCAACACCTCCTTCAACCTCCACGGCGAGCCGGTGGTCGCTTCCGCCGCCGATGCGGTGGACACCTTCGAGCGATCCGGCCTCCCGCACGTCGCCATCGGACACTGGCTGATCTCGAAGAAGTGA
- a CDS encoding class I SAM-dependent methyltransferase: MSAPGPHARAPRTVDSPCFLCGTATADPVWQTDDRAFAVPGSYTVARCRACGFLYQRPRVADDDLAACYPDRYPRHPEPSPRVPLKGSSGRRRAARWALAEGLGYRGLAPPRAGLLTRMRGRWLLRRIRWDCPPWTGQGRYLDVGCGSGGALGVARALGWRTAGIEVDAEAAARARGFADELHVGDAFGAPFEGGRFDVVSAFHVLEHVPDPVALLRRMLAWLALGGLLIVEVPNAGGLGAALFGRAWSGLELPRHLSHFTPASLERAVRAAGGRIVWQRQQAKPRHYLWSLRLRLRDRRRERLARVTEWRPAYGVMKLALERALPLVARAGRGEAIRIGVRPQ, from the coding sequence GTGAGCGCGCCGGGTCCGCACGCGCGCGCGCCCCGCACCGTCGACTCGCCCTGCTTCCTCTGCGGGACGGCGACCGCCGATCCGGTCTGGCAAACCGACGACCGCGCCTTCGCCGTCCCCGGCTCCTACACGGTGGCCCGCTGCCGCGCCTGCGGGTTCCTCTATCAGCGCCCGCGGGTGGCCGACGACGACCTCGCCGCCTGCTATCCCGATCGCTACCCGCGCCATCCCGAGCCCTCGCCGCGCGTGCCCCTGAAGGGCTCGTCGGGACGCCGCCGGGCCGCGCGGTGGGCCCTTGCGGAGGGTCTCGGCTATCGCGGCCTCGCCCCGCCGCGCGCCGGCCTCCTCACGCGCATGCGCGGGCGCTGGCTGCTCCGACGGATCCGATGGGACTGCCCACCGTGGACGGGGCAGGGACGCTACCTCGACGTGGGATGCGGCTCGGGCGGCGCGCTCGGCGTGGCGCGGGCGCTGGGCTGGCGCACCGCGGGGATCGAGGTGGATGCGGAGGCCGCCGCCCGCGCCCGCGGCTTCGCTGACGAGCTCCACGTGGGCGACGCCTTCGGCGCCCCGTTCGAGGGGGGCCGCTTCGACGTCGTGAGCGCATTTCACGTGCTCGAGCACGTGCCGGACCCCGTGGCCCTGCTCCGCCGCATGCTCGCGTGGCTGGCCCTGGGCGGGCTGCTCATCGTTGAGGTCCCCAACGCGGGCGGCCTGGGCGCCGCGCTGTTCGGGCGCGCGTGGTCGGGCCTCGAGCTGCCGCGCCACCTGTCCCACTTCACGCCGGCCAGTCTCGAGCGCGCGGTGCGGGCGGCCGGCGGGCGCATCGTGTGGCAGCGCCAGCAGGCCAAGCCCCGCCACTATCTCTGGAGCCTGCGCCTCCGGCTGCGAGATCGCCGCCGCGAGCGGCTCGCCCGGGTGACCGAGTGGCGCCCGGCTTACGGTGTGATGAAGCTCGCCCTCGAGCGGGCCCTGCCCCTGGTGGCGAGGGCCGGCCGCGGCGAGGCGATCCGGATCGGGGTCAGGCCTCAGTAG
- a CDS encoding D-2-hydroxyacid dehydrogenase — protein sequence MSAAPRLILVYHPDEADAYAALIHPPRRSLIVAVCGTPEAATRHVADAEILYAWGFPPDLLPQARALRWIQVMGAGVERFLVPGLRDDIVITRAAGIFGPWMAEYAIGWALWSTQKMEHFRALQRARHWKPTDPTRLRGRTLCVVGLGDIGRAVARLGRAFDMRVIGVSRSGRGAPEAHRVVRPAALTRVLGDADFVAVTVPLTPATRGLLGAAQLAAMKPGAWLINLARGAVVDEAALLRALEARAIGGAVLDVFSEEPLPPGHPFWGLDNVVVTPHISGPSTPAEIAPIFADNLRRYLAGRALRHVADRGRGY from the coding sequence GTGAGCGCCGCCCCCCGCCTCATCCTCGTCTATCACCCGGACGAGGCCGACGCCTACGCGGCGCTGATCCATCCGCCACGACGGTCGCTCATCGTGGCGGTGTGTGGGACGCCCGAGGCCGCCACCCGGCACGTGGCGGACGCGGAGATCCTCTATGCTTGGGGCTTCCCGCCCGATCTCCTGCCGCAGGCGCGCGCGCTCCGCTGGATCCAGGTCATGGGTGCGGGCGTCGAGCGCTTCCTCGTTCCCGGCCTCCGTGACGACATCGTGATCACCCGGGCGGCCGGGATCTTCGGCCCCTGGATGGCCGAGTACGCGATCGGCTGGGCGCTCTGGTCTACCCAGAAGATGGAGCACTTCCGAGCGCTCCAGCGCGCGCGCCACTGGAAGCCGACGGATCCCACGCGACTCCGCGGCCGCACGCTCTGCGTGGTGGGACTCGGGGACATCGGGCGCGCGGTGGCCCGTCTCGGGCGCGCGTTCGACATGCGCGTGATCGGCGTGAGCCGGAGCGGACGCGGGGCGCCCGAGGCGCATCGCGTGGTGCGTCCCGCCGCCCTCACCCGCGTGCTCGGCGACGCCGACTTCGTGGCGGTGACGGTGCCGCTCACTCCGGCGACCCGGGGGCTCCTGGGCGCCGCCCAGCTCGCGGCCATGAAGCCGGGCGCCTGGCTGATCAATCTCGCGCGGGGCGCGGTCGTGGATGAGGCGGCCCTCCTGCGCGCGCTGGAGGCGCGCGCCATCGGGGGCGCCGTGCTCGACGTCTTCAGCGAGGAGCCCTTGCCGCCCGGCCATCCGTTCTGGGGACTGGACAACGTGGTGGTGACACCGCACATCTCGGGACCGAGCACACCCGCCGAGATCGCACCGATCTTCGCCGACAACCTGCGCCGCTACCTGGCGGGCCGCGCGCTGCGCCACGTGGCCGACCGCGGGCGAGGCTACTGA